Proteins encoded together in one bacterium window:
- a CDS encoding MscL family protein, whose translation MKKHLNGFMDFIREQGVVGLAVGFILGGAVAKVVSSLVTDIVNPVVGLALGSAEGMKGATFRIGEATVAYGSFLATLIDFAIIAGVVYVGVKLIGLDKLDKAKDKK comes from the coding sequence ATGAAAAAGCATCTCAATGGCTTTATGGACTTCATTCGCGAGCAAGGGGTTGTAGGTCTCGCAGTTGGTTTTATTCTCGGTGGCGCAGTCGCTAAGGTGGTAAGTTCGCTTGTGACGGATATCGTAAACCCGGTCGTCGGGCTCGCTCTAGGCTCAGCTGAAGGTATGAAGGGGGCAACGTTCAGGATTGGAGAGGCGACCGTAGCCTATGGGAGCTTCCTCGCCACACTGATCGATTTCGCGATCATTGCTGGTGTGGTCTACGTAGGCGTGAAGCTCATTGGACTCGATAAGCTCGACAAAGCCAAAGATAAGAAATAG
- a CDS encoding NYN domain-containing protein has translation MQRPITLALVDVPNIVIQFAEVTRNRPNWHALLEWLRVEAGGTELEAWAYLNQERAPIAKRFEQQEHLRFVGFKTYMNYKREGNPDDVDDLMVAKLYQVWDTDRLAKVIIVSHDRNNFAHEVRELELAHIPCTVVGFGKRMGRRYRTLPGSLEHRFVSVMSIDGLVHERVA, from the coding sequence ATGCAGAGACCGATCACACTAGCACTGGTCGATGTGCCAAACATCGTCATTCAGTTCGCAGAAGTGACTCGCAATCGTCCGAACTGGCATGCGCTACTGGAATGGTTGCGTGTAGAGGCTGGCGGTACTGAACTGGAAGCCTGGGCCTACCTGAATCAGGAGCGGGCGCCGATCGCCAAGCGCTTCGAGCAGCAGGAACACCTTCGCTTCGTAGGCTTCAAGACCTACATGAACTACAAGCGCGAGGGCAATCCTGACGATGTCGACGATCTCATGGTGGCTAAGCTGTATCAAGTTTGGGACACTGATCGTCTTGCGAAGGTCATCATCGTGTCGCATGACAGGAACAACTTCGCTCACGAGGTGCGAGAGCTCGAGCTAGCACATATCCCGTGTACGGTGGTTGGTTTCGGGAAGCGGATGGGTCGCCGCTACAGAACTCTGCCTGGTTCGCTAGAGCACCGTTTCGTCAGCGTGATGTCCATTGATGGCCTCGTTCACGAACGTGTAGCCTAG
- a CDS encoding bifunctional phosphoglucose/phosphomannose isomerase: protein MKNLDSLLAHDKHNILGAVDAQPAHLRLNFADSMDQDITPSWGQGLQHIALAGMGGSALAADMARNWLASRLKVPFEIVRGYNLPEYVEAHSLVILSSYSGNTEETLAAYEDAKKRSARIVVMTAGGELLKRAEEAGHMLLKLPEVSQPRLSVFAGLKALACLLEDAGLTEGTDLRRELLDVADWLDIQKSQFNQDDVDGKNLALDIAEQLVGKPVVIYGGMALRSAIYKWKIDINENAKQQAWCNAFPELNHNEMQGWLFSSEKTVTGVVLRSSLEHERILKRIDVMAEVLKGHGYEPIVVEAQGTTPLQQLLWTILLGDYMSSYLGMMNEIDPTPVELVEVFKKKLG, encoded by the coding sequence ATGAAAAATCTTGATTCCCTCCTCGCGCACGACAAACACAACATTCTCGGGGCGGTTGATGCTCAGCCGGCTCATCTGCGACTGAACTTCGCTGACAGTATGGATCAAGATATCACGCCATCCTGGGGGCAGGGATTGCAGCACATCGCGCTCGCTGGCATGGGAGGCTCGGCTTTAGCGGCTGATATGGCTCGTAATTGGCTAGCAAGTCGGCTGAAGGTGCCATTTGAGATCGTACGCGGGTATAATTTGCCGGAGTATGTCGAGGCGCATAGTCTGGTGATTCTCTCGAGCTATTCGGGGAATACGGAGGAGACACTAGCGGCTTACGAGGATGCGAAGAAGCGCTCGGCGCGTATCGTCGTGATGACGGCCGGGGGAGAGCTCCTGAAGCGGGCTGAAGAAGCAGGGCATATGCTCCTGAAGCTTCCAGAAGTGTCGCAGCCACGCCTTAGTGTGTTTGCTGGGCTCAAGGCACTTGCTTGCTTACTCGAAGACGCAGGGCTTACAGAAGGCACTGATCTGCGACGAGAGCTTCTGGATGTCGCTGATTGGCTCGATATCCAGAAGAGTCAGTTTAATCAAGATGACGTCGACGGCAAGAATCTAGCTCTGGATATTGCTGAGCAGCTAGTCGGTAAGCCGGTAGTGATCTATGGCGGTATGGCGCTTCGCTCGGCTATCTATAAGTGGAAGATTGACATCAATGAAAACGCTAAGCAACAAGCCTGGTGTAATGCTTTTCCAGAACTAAACCACAACGAAATGCAGGGCTGGCTCTTCTCGTCCGAGAAAACAGTCACAGGTGTGGTGCTGAGAAGCTCACTCGAGCACGAGCGTATTCTCAAGCGCATCGATGTCATGGCCGAGGTACTCAAAGGGCACGGCTACGAGCCTATCGTTGTTGAGGCGCAGGGAACGACGCCACTTCAGCAGCTTCTCTGGACGATTCTACTTGGGGACTATATGTCTTCATATCTCGGTATGATGAATGAAATCGATCCGACACCTGTAGAGCTGGTCGAGGTCTTCAAGAAAAAGCTTGGTTAG